Within Romboutsia sp. CE17, the genomic segment TGTATGGATAGTATTAAATACTAGAAGTATGTTATTCAACTATATAAATGCATTAGAATAAAGTTATTCTTATATAAATAATAGTATATTCAGTAAAAGATCACTGAAACATAAAAAGTCTCTTGGTTAATAAATCCAAGAGACTAATATATTCTCGTCACTACTTTAATATTTTAAAATCTGCAACTTATCATGTTAAATTTTCAGTAATAATCTCAGTGTATACAATCTTTATAAGTTTATATAAAACATATTACAATACTACCTACTATGGTTACAAAAATTATAATAGTAATAAATTTTCCCATAGGATGTGCCATATTAATACTCCATCCAGCTCCAAATCTTTTTTCTACCATTAAAGATGAATCATCTTTATTATAATATACAAATCCATAAATCCACTTTTCATCATCACTTTCAACAGTATAAATAGATTTATCTTTAGGCTTTAAACTGCTTAACATTATATAAAAATAAATTAATGGAACTACTATGAATATAGGTGCTATACATGAAAACATAATAAGTTGAATCGGTATATTTTTTTGTTGAACCATAAACACTGGTATTAATGAAGTAATAGACTGCATTATAAGCGTCATAATAAAGAAAGAGTATCCAATACCATTTAAATATTTTATAGCTTTCTTTCTATTAACTTCTAAATTTTCAGCATCTATATAAGTTTTTGATGAGATGCTTCCTATCCCCATTAATGCAAATAATATAACCATTCCTATATCTATAAAATTAGTAAAAAATGCATCTACTATATTTTTCTTGGCAAAACCATCCGGTATTCCACCTGAACCCCAGTGGGTAATTATTATATCTGGCATATTTTTGTAATTAACTAAAACATATAAAAATGATAATATTGAAAGTCCTATACATATTGTAAATAGTACCTTAAATTTATTTTTTATCTTATTCTTTTCCTTTACTAAAATATCATCTTCTTTTATATATTTTTTCATTTTAGCAAAATCTTTAATTTCAATATTATTTCGTAAATAATTATCTTTAATCTCTTTTACTTTTTTATATTCTTTTTTTAAAAGTAAATAGTATAAACATGAGTATATAGTTATACTTACTACCATATTAATGCCTGTATTTAAAGTTAATGTATATTTAAGTAATATATATATAAATATAACTAATATTAGCGATAAATTTAAATTCTTTTTAAAGTTTCTGTCAATATTATCTTTTTCTTGCTTCTCTAATTTAATTTGATTTACACATACACCATAAAAGTAACTACTCCCACTTATAGCTTGAGTATTATAAGTTATTAAGTGAGTAAATAATATTATTAATATAAAGATTATATAATCTAGAAAAATATTCATAATTATCCCTCCAATTAAGAATAATTATAGACTACTTTACCCTAAGTTTCATCTGCAAATATTACTGTGGATACGTATGTATAAACCTTTTTGTTATACTAATTTATACTCTAAAATTTTTTCATTAAATTCTATTTGATTATGTATTTCTAGCTCATTAAGAATAACATTTATAGTATCTTTGTTTAAAAATATATTTCCATTTATATCTATAATTTTCATATGAGCATCTTTATATTTTTCTTTAATTTCATCAGTTAACTTATCATCTCTTAAGATATTATAATTTTTATCTAAATACACCTTAAATAACCAAGGCATGGCATTATCACTAAGTGAAGTTACAAATCTATCAAACAATAAATATTTTTCATTATCTTCTTCAATTACCATAAAGTCTGGGCTTTCATTTATAATTTTATCTATGAAATTACTATACTTACTCATGTCATTTCTCCTTTTGAATATTACTTATATATTATTTATATTATCATAAATAGTATCATATTTTAAAATTACAATATAGTAATTTTATTTTATTTTAAAAATTTAGATAATAATGGTCTTTTTAAATCCACAGCCTTTTTAGGACATAACTCATGGCAGCAAAAACATCTTATACAATGTTCTAAATCTATATTAGGCCCATTATTTTTCATAGATATAACCTTAGGTGGACACACTCTGCTACATTCACCACATTTAACACATTTTTTATAATTTATTACTGGCCTTCCTGCTAACTTCTTATTTACAAATTTTTCTAATTTTTTAGGTATAATTCCTCTTAAGAAGCTTATACTTTTATTTGATGGTATTTTAAAGTCTTTGATTATCTTATCTTCAATCTTTTCGCCAAGTATGCAAATATCAGAGAAGTCTTTCTCTATTATTTTTCTTTCTATACACCTTTGAATAGTTGGAACTTTATTAGGATCTAAGTTTATGAGATTACAAGCCACTACATCTATTGCGTATGGACTTGGTGA encodes:
- a CDS encoding DUF5808 domain-containing protein, whose product is MNIFLDYIIFILIILFTHLITYNTQAISGSSYFYGVCVNQIKLEKQEKDNIDRNFKKNLNLSLILVIFIYILLKYTLTLNTGINMVVSITIYSCLYYLLLKKEYKKVKEIKDNYLRNNIEIKDFAKMKKYIKEDDILVKEKNKIKNKFKVLFTICIGLSILSFLYVLVNYKNMPDIIITHWGSGGIPDGFAKKNIVDAFFTNFIDIGMVILFALMGIGSISSKTYIDAENLEVNRKKAIKYLNGIGYSFFIMTLIMQSITSLIPVFMVQQKNIPIQLIMFSCIAPIFIVVPLIYFYIMLSSLKPKDKSIYTVESDDEKWIYGFVYYNKDDSSLMVEKRFGAGWSINMAHPMGKFITIIIFVTIVGSIVICFI